In Laspinema palackyanum D2c, a single window of DNA contains:
- a CDS encoding putative Ig domain-containing protein → MAIAFQGAYFQDFDSLATNGTDNLWANHSTLPGWYLFRQPAPGIPIPTYDANHGSSNKGSFYSYGSNGASDRALGGLGSGHAYFGSPDTGKIAGWIALAATNTTGSTLKNITLKFDGEQWRNGGSVTPPTLPQTMRLEYGLGATFDTVQTWNKLGENFDFTSPIAMEPGGPVNGNTNGLVANLGGTIHDLTWDNNQTLWIRWVEVNDKDNDHGLALDNFSLVWYSALITESDGSTNVTEGGATDTYTVVLTNRPTAEVTIRINPDHQTTTGVNSLIFTPENWDKPQTVEIVAVDDNIVEGNHTGTITHTALSTDPNYNGIQINSVTAKITDNDRANNPPVVVNEISDLTATVSTLFNFTLPANTFNDPDGNPLTYSATLEDGSDLPPWLLFDATTRTFSGTPIETHVGSLNIKITASDGSLSVSNIFTLVVSAVTPNPQIEGEESAEPSANNPEVSANNPEASENNPEVLANNPEVLANNPEVLANNPEVLANNPEASENNSEVSANNPEASENNPEASENNPEVSANNPEVSANNPEVSANNPE, encoded by the coding sequence ATGGCGATCGCATTTCAGGGTGCTTACTTTCAAGATTTCGATTCTCTGGCAACAAATGGAACCGATAATCTCTGGGCCAATCATTCTACCTTACCTGGATGGTATCTGTTTCGTCAACCAGCACCGGGCATTCCAATTCCAACTTATGATGCGAATCATGGCTCAAGTAATAAAGGAAGTTTTTATAGTTATGGATCAAATGGTGCGTCCGATCGCGCTTTGGGGGGATTGGGTTCAGGTCATGCTTATTTTGGCAGTCCAGACACTGGCAAAATTGCCGGATGGATTGCTTTGGCCGCCACAAATACCACAGGTTCAACCCTCAAGAATATAACCCTAAAATTTGATGGCGAACAATGGCGAAATGGGGGCAGTGTCACGCCGCCAACCCTGCCGCAAACCATGAGATTAGAGTATGGATTGGGAGCCACATTTGATACGGTTCAAACTTGGAATAAACTGGGGGAAAATTTTGATTTTACTTCCCCTATTGCTATGGAACCAGGAGGTCCAGTCAATGGTAATACGAATGGTTTGGTTGCCAATCTGGGGGGGACAATCCATGATTTAACTTGGGACAATAATCAAACGCTTTGGATTCGGTGGGTAGAAGTAAACGATAAGGATAATGACCACGGATTGGCTCTTGATAATTTTAGCTTGGTTTGGTATAGTGCCCTTATCACCGAGTCCGACGGCAGCACAAATGTCACGGAAGGAGGGGCAACAGATACCTATACAGTGGTTTTAACCAACCGACCCACTGCCGAAGTAACGATTAGGATTAATCCCGATCATCAAACCACAACTGGGGTTAATTCTCTGATATTCACTCCAGAGAATTGGGATAAGCCTCAAACCGTAGAAATTGTGGCTGTTGATGATAATATTGTAGAAGGAAATCATACCGGAACGATTACTCATACGGCCCTTTCTACAGACCCCAATTACAATGGAATTCAGATTAATTCCGTCACGGCGAAAATCACTGATAATGACCGTGCAAATAATCCTCCCGTGGTTGTGAATGAAATCAGCGATTTAACCGCCACTGTATCCACTCTATTTAACTTTACCCTTCCAGCAAATACCTTCAACGACCCCGATGGCAATCCCCTCACTTATTCCGCCACTTTAGAAGATGGCAGCGATTTACCCCCTTGGTTACTCTTTGATGCCACAACTCGCACCTTTAGCGGAACCCCCATCGAGACTCATGTCGGCAGCCTCAATATTAAAATCACCGCATCCGATGGAAGTCTCTCCGTTAGTAATATTTTTACTCTAGTAGTCAGTGCAGTAACACCGAATCCACAAATTGAAGGAGAAGAATCCGCAGAACCGTCAGCAAACAATCCTGAAGTATCAGCAAACAATCCTGAAGCGTCAGAAAACAATCCGGAAGTCTTAGCAAACAATCCTGAAGTCTTAGCAAACAATCCGGAAGTCTTAGCAAACAATCCTGAAGTCTTAGCAAACAATCCTGAAGCGTCAGAAAACAATTCTGAAGTATCAGCAAACAATCCTGAAGCGTCAGAAAACAATCCTGAAGCGTCAGAAAACAATCCTGAAGTCTCAGCAAACAATCCTGAAGTCTCAGCAAACAATCCTGAAGTCTCAGCAAACAATCCTGAAG
- a CDS encoding dual OB domain-containing protein, protein MSSVRRIICLANSWKHQERCIAGIDYDTGRWIRPICDRLYPQDGRVPIYVRLLEGREPELLDILEIPLDDTGPDFGFECENLSILPGQWKYRGKATLDDIRRQCLNFKYILHNSEKSVNPSDLKNRPFHHRRTLQLVKTNKFYIHKHTNYKGQTNWRGTIETAKGCKLEKAKITDPVFVKKLESGHQPSPNCLVTVSLSIPWAPSDGEGEPLCWKLIAGVIELSGNF, encoded by the coding sequence ATGTCATCTGTGAGGAGAATTATCTGTTTAGCGAACTCGTGGAAACACCAGGAACGCTGTATCGCAGGAATTGACTACGATACTGGCAGATGGATTCGTCCCATCTGCGATCGGCTATACCCCCAAGATGGCAGAGTTCCCATCTATGTTCGCCTCCTAGAAGGCAGAGAACCGGAATTACTGGATATTTTAGAAATCCCCCTCGATGATACCGGCCCAGATTTCGGCTTTGAATGTGAAAACCTTTCCATTCTACCCGGACAATGGAAATATCGAGGGAAAGCCACTCTCGATGATATCCGCAGACAATGTTTAAACTTTAAATATATCCTCCACAATTCCGAGAAATCCGTTAATCCTTCCGACCTAAAAAACCGCCCCTTTCATCACCGTCGCACCCTCCAACTGGTAAAAACTAACAAGTTTTACATTCATAAGCATACGAATTACAAAGGACAAACTAACTGGCGAGGAACAATAGAAACCGCCAAGGGATGCAAACTAGAAAAAGCGAAGATTACCGATCCAGTATTCGTCAAAAAATTAGAGTCTGGACATCAACCCTCCCCTAATTGCCTCGTCACCGTCAGTCTCAGTATCCCTTGGGCACCGTCAGACGGGGAAGGTGAACCTCTCTGTTGGAAATTAATCGCCGGTGTCATTGAACTCTCTGGGAACTTCTGA
- a CDS encoding DUF488 domain-containing protein: MMKSNGNNVNLFTIGFTQKSAETFFTTLKQAGVKRIIDTRLNNISQLAGFAKKNDLKYFLKSLADIEYLHILDLAPTKDILDEYKKNKGDWSIYEQKFLHLIETRKIEKKVTPEQLDGACLLCSEAKPHHCHRRLVAEYLNGKWGNVKICHL; encoded by the coding sequence ATGATGAAAAGTAACGGGAATAACGTGAATTTATTTACCATTGGTTTTACACAAAAAAGTGCGGAAACCTTTTTTACTACCCTCAAACAAGCAGGGGTTAAACGGATTATCGATACTCGCTTAAATAACATCTCCCAATTAGCTGGATTTGCAAAAAAAAACGACCTGAAATACTTTTTGAAAAGCCTTGCTGATATCGAGTATCTCCATATTTTAGACTTAGCCCCCACCAAAGACATTCTGGATGAGTATAAAAAGAATAAAGGGGATTGGTCCATTTATGAGCAGAAATTCTTGCACCTGATTGAGACTCGGAAAATCGAGAAAAAAGTGACGCCAGAACAGCTAGATGGAGCCTGTTTACTCTGTAGTGAAGCCAAACCGCATCACTGTCATCGCCGCCTCGTGGCAGAATACCTCAACGGAAAATGGGGGAACGTGAAAATATGTCATCTGTGA
- a CDS encoding DUF488 domain-containing protein, with translation MNLFTIGHSNHEIDTFIHLLQQHQIDALADVRSHPYSRYLPHFNRTLLKEALEQAGIKYVFLGQELGARPSNPDCYIEGKAVYEKIAATPDFQTGLNRVLTGLNTHKISLMCAEQDPLTCHRAILVCQHLRQHHLEINHILKTGQLESHHDLEERMLVKQGLSEYQNNPNNKPIQLSLFAEPNHDLPTREDCVSTAYQLQGDQIAYIEKTTEDDEK, from the coding sequence ATGAACTTATTCACCATCGGCCATTCTAATCACGAAATAGACACATTTATCCACCTCCTCCAACAGCATCAAATCGATGCCTTAGCAGATGTTCGTTCCCATCCCTACAGTCGATACTTACCCCACTTTAACCGCACCCTCTTAAAAGAAGCCTTAGAACAAGCAGGCATTAAATATGTTTTTCTAGGCCAAGAATTAGGTGCAAGACCCAGCAACCCGGACTGTTATATTGAGGGAAAAGCCGTTTATGAAAAAATTGCCGCCACCCCAGACTTTCAAACTGGACTCAATCGAGTCCTCACCGGGTTAAACACCCATAAAATTTCCCTCATGTGTGCCGAACAGGACCCCCTGACCTGCCATCGCGCCATCCTAGTCTGTCAACATCTGCGACAGCACCATCTTGAAATTAACCACATTTTGAAAACCGGCCAATTGGAATCCCATCACGACTTAGAAGAGAGAATGCTCGTAAAACAGGGATTAAGTGAATATCAAAATAATCCCAACAATAAACCCATTCAACTCTCCTTATTTGCTGAACCTAATCACGACTTGCCAACCCGAGAAGACTGTGTAAGCACAGCCTATCAATTGCAAGGAGACCAAATTGCCTACATCGAAAAAACGACCGAAGATGATGAAAAGTAA
- a CDS encoding PAS domain S-box protein → MLLPRQIEFHLPPPCDRQPVDSGSVPPFFPQDNQPFQALFAAALDAMLIIDDRGYYLDANPAACSLLGLLPQDLMGGTLRDFTPPGFDFDQSWHNWLAQGQICDRVRLIRPDLEVREVEYVAQANFWADCHLLIFRDITELKGAQGQVQHLIPNQEITPSSSEPHLTNTQQSEEEYRFQQLTRHLPGVIYQFRLLPDGQSYFPYASDGLKDIYGVAPEAVREDGGRVFESVHPEDLPRVTQTILESGKQLTPWHCEYRICHPNGKIIWVVAHSTPQAEPEGSITWYGYIRDITELKAREKALEMSESKFRNLIDNLNDMVFIIEHEGTFSYVSPTFESIMGYIDSDLLHHSFGEIVHPEDLQICMEAFERLLQQENIRGLEYRVLHKNGHYYWHSTNVSVLLDNEGQVIACLGIARYIHDQKQAEIAVRESHIRLQLALDTTGTGTWECNMQTHEMVCSNNQWKKFLGYDAEEIIDQEWLWENRVHPEDKAQMYHELEKHIKGETKIYKNEHRVRCKDGSYKWNLAIGKIVEWDEEDNPVRFIGIQSDVTDRKANELALVELTEQLQKAQQVAHLGNWSIDVTTQKLTWSDEVFRILGMNPDQPEPTWTEHLKQFHPDDRAFLQARVIEAQEGIPQNFDIRILRPDGEVRYVNVRAELEFRENQVVRMFGTTMDITERALAETELDQSRELLRTILDALPQSVVWKDRHSVVLGCNQAFVKAFRGSSPEEFVGKTDEDFSLSPEEATYYKNCDRQVMISDRPLLKLIETVQNPDGSKNWVETTKIPLHDGTGQVMGIVAIFEDITERIQAEAALRTSEEKLRSLFELCPLGIILNDLQGQFIEANAAASHLTGYTLAELNQLSYWDLTPEEYNEAEAIQLNLLQTTGRYGPYQKEYIHKQGHQVPVELIGLRIQGSDGGQYIWSIIADITERKAAEKALQDSETQTRALLEAIPDMMLRYNRDKVFVDYKCSPQMSPLVPPEQFLGKNLYEILPDFLAQPTGQLIEETLKTHQMQLFEYELVMPDGVRNYEARFALCGEDVFSIIREITDRKQAEARLQALLKRTQLLNHISTEIRNSLDLDTILQNAVNAIFAELEVDICTFIWYHSDTEPPILEVVKEQKNPQLASWLGSYPMDNYPQLLEHILPGKMYRLDPVANSSDEPLKAWCQKAGLGTYLILPIHTAGVRMGGLEMGRIASDRPWQDDELELLHSIGTQVAIAIYQAQLYQDSQAKSQELQQAYRELQDTQVQLIQAEKMSSLGQLVAGVAHEINNPVSFIYGNLAHTSDYTDYLLKLIQLYQNSYPNPPEEITEFKEEIELDFLISDFPKIINSMKNGASRIRDIVQSLRTFSRLDESDIKAVDLHENLDSTLMILHNRLKGHGRVPEIHVIKHYGNLPLVECYSSLLNQVFMNLLMNAIEAIEERRNRLTPESLSDYVGCITLRTQILLENRVSIVIQDNGIGMNTWVQEKLFNPFFTTKAIGKGTGMGLSTSYQIVTENHQGILRFSSTEGVGTEFAIELPLK, encoded by the coding sequence ATGCTCTTACCTCGTCAAATTGAGTTTCACCTGCCCCCTCCGTGCGATCGCCAACCCGTAGATTCGGGGTCCGTTCCCCCCTTTTTCCCCCAAGATAATCAACCCTTCCAAGCGCTCTTTGCCGCCGCCTTAGATGCGATGCTCATCATCGATGACCGGGGGTACTACTTGGATGCCAACCCTGCCGCCTGTTCCTTATTGGGGTTACTGCCTCAAGACCTAATGGGAGGTACTCTCAGAGATTTTACCCCCCCGGGGTTTGACTTCGACCAATCTTGGCACAACTGGTTAGCACAAGGTCAAATCTGCGATCGAGTTCGCCTCATCCGCCCGGACCTGGAAGTGCGAGAAGTGGAATATGTTGCCCAGGCAAATTTTTGGGCTGATTGTCACCTGCTAATTTTTCGAGATATTACCGAACTCAAAGGCGCACAAGGCCAAGTTCAACACCTCATTCCCAATCAGGAAATCACCCCTTCTTCTTCCGAACCTCACCTAACAAACACCCAACAAAGTGAAGAAGAGTATCGCTTTCAACAACTGACCCGTCATCTTCCTGGGGTGATTTATCAGTTTCGCCTCCTTCCCGATGGTCAGTCTTATTTCCCTTACGCCAGTGATGGGTTAAAAGACATTTATGGCGTCGCGCCGGAAGCCGTGCGCGAGGATGGTGGCCGAGTGTTTGAATCGGTCCATCCCGAGGACTTGCCGCGAGTGACCCAGACGATTCTGGAGTCCGGGAAGCAGCTTACTCCGTGGCATTGTGAGTATCGAATTTGTCATCCCAATGGCAAGATTATATGGGTTGTAGCCCACTCCACCCCCCAGGCCGAACCCGAGGGTAGCATCACATGGTATGGCTATATTCGGGATATTACAGAGCTAAAAGCGCGGGAAAAAGCCCTGGAAATGAGCGAAAGTAAGTTTCGGAACCTGATTGATAATCTTAACGATATGGTATTTATCATTGAGCATGAGGGGACGTTTAGTTATGTCAGTCCGACGTTTGAATCCATCATGGGATACATAGATTCCGATTTGTTACATCATTCTTTTGGGGAGATTGTTCATCCTGAAGACCTACAGATTTGTATGGAGGCATTCGAGCGATTGCTGCAACAGGAAAATATCCGGGGACTTGAATATCGAGTCTTGCATAAAAATGGTCACTATTATTGGCATTCTACTAATGTATCCGTTTTGCTTGATAATGAGGGACAAGTGATTGCCTGTTTAGGAATTGCCCGATATATTCACGATCAAAAACAGGCCGAAATTGCAGTAAGGGAAAGTCATATTCGGTTACAACTGGCGCTGGATACGACCGGGACTGGGACATGGGAATGTAATATGCAGACCCATGAGATGGTTTGTTCTAACAATCAGTGGAAGAAATTTTTGGGCTATGATGCAGAGGAAATCATTGACCAGGAATGGCTCTGGGAAAATCGTGTCCATCCAGAGGATAAGGCTCAAATGTATCACGAGTTGGAAAAACATATCAAAGGTGAAACAAAAATTTATAAAAATGAACATCGGGTTCGCTGTAAAGATGGTTCGTATAAATGGAATTTAGCGATTGGTAAAATTGTGGAGTGGGATGAGGAAGACAACCCGGTGCGGTTTATCGGGATTCAGAGTGATGTGACCGATCGCAAAGCCAATGAACTCGCCCTGGTTGAACTCACCGAACAACTGCAAAAAGCCCAACAAGTCGCCCATCTGGGCAACTGGTCAATTGATGTTACCACCCAGAAACTCACTTGGTCTGACGAGGTTTTTCGGATATTGGGCATGAATCCAGACCAGCCGGAACCCACCTGGACTGAACATTTGAAACAATTTCATCCGGATGATCGCGCCTTCCTCCAAGCGCGGGTCATAGAAGCGCAGGAAGGGATTCCTCAAAATTTTGATATTCGCATCCTCCGTCCGGATGGAGAAGTGAGATATGTCAATGTCCGGGCTGAACTGGAGTTTCGGGAGAATCAAGTGGTGCGAATGTTTGGGACGACAATGGATATTACCGAACGTGCACTGGCGGAAACTGAACTGGACCAGTCCCGAGAATTGTTAAGAACGATTCTGGATGCCTTGCCGCAGTCGGTGGTATGGAAAGATCGCCACAGTGTGGTGTTAGGCTGCAATCAAGCCTTTGTCAAGGCTTTTAGGGGAAGCAGTCCAGAGGAATTTGTCGGTAAAACCGATGAGGATTTTTCTCTGAGTCCAGAAGAAGCGACCTATTACAAAAATTGCGATCGCCAGGTGATGATCAGCGATCGCCCCCTACTCAAGTTAATCGAAACCGTGCAGAACCCGGATGGTAGTAAAAATTGGGTGGAAACCACCAAGATCCCCCTGCATGATGGCACCGGACAAGTAATGGGGATTGTGGCTATCTTTGAGGATATCACCGAGCGCATCCAAGCCGAAGCCGCCCTGCGAACCAGTGAGGAAAAGCTGCGATCGCTCTTTGAACTCTGTCCCTTGGGGATTATTTTGAATGATCTCCAGGGCCAATTTATCGAAGCCAATGCCGCTGCCTCTCACCTCACAGGTTATACTCTGGCGGAATTAAATCAGTTAAGTTACTGGGATTTAACCCCTGAAGAGTATAACGAAGCGGAGGCGATCCAATTAAACTTGCTGCAAACCACTGGACGATATGGTCCTTATCAGAAAGAGTATATCCATAAGCAAGGGCATCAAGTTCCAGTAGAATTGATTGGGTTAAGAATTCAGGGGTCCGATGGGGGACAATATATTTGGTCAATTATTGCGGATATTACGGAACGAAAAGCCGCCGAAAAAGCGTTGCAAGACAGCGAAACTCAGACTCGCGCACTCCTTGAAGCTATTCCGGATATGATGTTACGCTACAACCGGGATAAAGTCTTCGTCGATTATAAATGCTCCCCACAGATGTCCCCATTAGTACCCCCGGAGCAATTTTTAGGCAAAAATTTATATGAAATTTTGCCAGACTTTCTGGCACAACCGACTGGACAGTTGATTGAAGAAACGTTAAAAACTCACCAAATGCAGTTATTTGAATACGAACTGGTGATGCCCGATGGCGTGCGAAATTACGAAGCTCGTTTTGCACTGTGTGGAGAGGATGTATTCTCAATCATTCGGGAAATTACCGATCGCAAACAAGCCGAAGCGCGACTCCAAGCCTTGCTCAAGCGCACTCAACTCTTAAATCATATCAGCACAGAAATTCGCAATTCTCTCGATTTGGATACCATTTTGCAGAATGCTGTGAATGCAATTTTTGCTGAACTAGAAGTAGATATCTGCACCTTTATCTGGTATCACTCAGATACAGAACCGCCAATCTTAGAAGTCGTCAAAGAACAGAAAAATCCCCAGTTAGCCAGTTGGCTGGGTTCCTATCCAATGGATAATTATCCTCAACTGTTAGAACATATTTTACCGGGAAAAATGTATCGGTTAGATCCGGTGGCGAATTCTAGCGATGAACCCTTAAAAGCGTGGTGCCAAAAAGCGGGATTGGGAACCTATTTAATTTTGCCAATTCATACAGCTGGAGTGCGAATGGGTGGCTTAGAAATGGGAAGAATCGCCAGCGATCGGCCCTGGCAGGATGATGAATTAGAACTGTTGCATAGCATTGGTACTCAGGTGGCGATCGCTATCTATCAAGCCCAACTTTACCAAGATTCCCAAGCTAAAAGCCAAGAACTCCAACAAGCCTATCGTGAACTCCAAGATACCCAAGTCCAGTTAATTCAAGCCGAAAAAATGTCCAGTCTCGGTCAGTTAGTGGCTGGGGTTGCCCATGAAATTAATAATCCCGTGAGTTTTATTTATGGCAACTTAGCCCACACCTCGGACTATACGGATTATTTGTTAAAACTAATTCAGCTTTACCAAAACTCCTATCCCAATCCACCGGAGGAGATTACGGAATTCAAAGAAGAAATTGAATTAGATTTTCTCATCAGTGATTTTCCTAAAATTATCAACTCCATGAAAAATGGAGCGTCCCGGATTCGTGATATCGTCCAGTCTCTGCGGACATTTTCCCGGTTAGACGAATCTGATATTAAAGCCGTAGATCTCCATGAAAATCTTGACAGTACCTTAATGATTTTACATAATCGCTTAAAGGGTCATGGCAGAGTTCCAGAGATTCATGTCATTAAGCACTATGGCAATTTACCCCTTGTTGAATGTTACAGCAGTCTACTGAATCAAGTGTTTATGAATCTGTTAATGAATGCGATCGAGGCGATCGAAGAACGGCGAAACCGTTTGACCCCTGAATCCCTATCTGATTATGTAGGCTGTATTACCTTGCGGACCCAAATTTTACTCGAAAATCGGGTCTCGATTGTGATTCAAGACAATGGAATTGGCATGAATACCTGGGTGCAAGAAAAGTTATTTAATCCGTTCTTTACCACCAAGGCGATCGGGAAAGGAACCGGAATGGGATTGTCAACCAGCTATCAAATTGTCACCGAAAATCATCAAGGAATTTTGCGATTTTCTTCCACTGAAGGTGTCGGAACTGAATTTGCGATCGAGTTACCTTTAAAATAA
- a CDS encoding HAD-IB family phosphatase, translated as MKLDSLERIVLCDFDGTITTEDTFVKMMQEFTPTLARELLPEIYALRLTLRDGVRQTLESIPTAQYPEILAFMEGEPIRPGFVEFLDFLEQEGVPIAIVSGGLRGMVETVLGPLKHRVLAIHAIEVDLGAEYLQVHSDFEGGTELVNKVAVMRRYSAKETVAIGDSVTDLNLGMEAGVVFARDRLAAYLTDRQKPYLEWHDFFDLRDTLDRRWNSV; from the coding sequence GTGAAACTTGATTCCTTGGAACGGATTGTCTTGTGTGATTTTGATGGGACCATTACCACGGAAGATACTTTCGTGAAGATGATGCAGGAGTTCACTCCCACACTGGCGCGAGAACTGCTGCCCGAAATATATGCATTGCGCTTAACCCTGCGCGATGGAGTGCGACAGACCCTGGAATCGATTCCTACGGCCCAATATCCCGAGATTTTGGCGTTTATGGAGGGGGAACCGATTCGACCCGGGTTTGTGGAGTTTCTGGATTTTTTGGAACAAGAGGGTGTGCCGATCGCCATTGTTTCTGGCGGGTTGCGAGGGATGGTAGAAACGGTGTTAGGTCCCTTGAAACACCGGGTTTTGGCAATTCATGCAATCGAAGTGGATCTCGGTGCCGAGTATCTACAGGTGCATTCCGACTTTGAAGGGGGGACGGAATTGGTGAATAAGGTAGCGGTGATGCGGCGATATTCGGCCAAGGAAACCGTGGCGATCGGGGATTCGGTGACGGATTTGAATCTGGGAATGGAAGCGGGGGTGGTGTTTGCGCGCGATCGCCTTGCTGCTTATCTAACGGACCGCCAAAAACCCTATTTGGAGTGGCATGATTTTTTTGACCTGCGAGACACTCTCGATCGCCGGTGGAATTCTGTCTAA
- a CDS encoding DUF4258 domain-containing protein — MDANRKLTAMIEGDSNIEAIGLLGAVHRRKDLNHLERRQQQRAISNAMITVALTYGKKTFSRGALVYTLNDRSLERTPYAKFIDVLRGLRVVCLIGPPDPKILTAYWHEETKRRASKSRCYN, encoded by the coding sequence ATGGATGCGAACAGAAAGCTCACCGCTATGATTGAAGGTGATTCCAATATCGAAGCGATCGGTTTATTGGGTGCGGTACACCGCCGCAAAGACCTCAATCATTTAGAACGCAGACAGCAGCAAAGGGCCATCAGTAATGCCATGATTACCGTGGCGTTAACTTACGGTAAAAAGACCTTTAGCCGAGGCGCACTGGTTTATACCCTGAACGATCGCAGTTTGGAAAGAACCCCTTATGCGAAGTTCATTGATGTTCTCCGGGGTCTGCGAGTCGTCTGTCTGATTGGTCCTCCGGACCCTAAAATTCTCACCGCCTACTGGCACGAAGAAACTAAACGTAGAGCAAGTAAATCTCGTTGTTACAATTGA